A window of Mesoplasma chauliocola contains these coding sequences:
- the guaA gene encoding glutamine-hydrolyzing GMP synthase, giving the protein MKNTQILILDFGSQYTQLLARRVREANIYTEVLPFDTNIEKIKDYPLLKGIILSGGPSSVYLQNAYKIDAAILNLDIAILGVCYGMQLLTQYFDGSVELADQQEFGKATITIDDETNLLFNNVDKNSQVWMSHADHVVKLPNDFKQIAHSDASVAAIAHNSKPIYGIQFHAEVTHSLQGKTMLENFLFNIAKCSKDWNLDDFIEQQIKLIRETVKDKNVILGLSGGVDSSVAAAIIGKAIGKQLTCIFVDTGLLRKDEAVEVMKAYKTNFDINIKLVDASDLFFSELKGLKEPEAKRKAIGKSFIDVFTNAAREFKDADFLAQGTIYPDVIESSSHGASSKTIKSHHNVGGLPEDLKFELIEPLRNLFKDEVRKVGFKLGLPEEMVNRHPFPGPGLGIRVIEEVTKEKVAILKEVDAIFIKKLREWNLYNSVSQAFVTLLPVKTVGVMGDNRTYDYVVALRSVNTIDFMTATSTHLPWEFLDEVVNEIINKVDNVNRVVYDVTSKPPGTIEWE; this is encoded by the coding sequence AGCTAGAAGAGTTAGAGAGGCTAATATTTATACAGAAGTTTTACCTTTTGATACTAATATTGAAAAGATTAAGGATTACCCATTATTAAAGGGGATTATTCTTTCTGGTGGACCATCAAGTGTATATTTACAAAATGCTTATAAGATTGATGCAGCAATTTTAAATTTAGACATTGCAATTCTTGGCGTATGTTATGGTATGCAATTACTAACTCAATATTTTGATGGTTCTGTTGAATTAGCCGATCAGCAAGAATTTGGTAAAGCAACTATTACTATTGATGATGAAACTAATCTTTTATTTAATAATGTAGATAAAAATTCACAAGTTTGAATGAGTCATGCTGATCATGTAGTTAAATTACCTAATGATTTCAAACAAATTGCTCACTCTGATGCAAGTGTTGCTGCTATTGCTCATAACTCAAAGCCTATTTATGGAATTCAATTTCATGCAGAAGTAACGCATTCTTTACAGGGAAAAACAATGCTAGAAAACTTTTTATTTAACATAGCAAAATGTTCTAAAGATTGAAATCTTGATGATTTTATTGAACAACAAATAAAACTAATAAGAGAAACAGTTAAAGATAAAAATGTTATTTTAGGTTTAAGTGGTGGAGTTGATTCTTCAGTTGCAGCTGCTATTATTGGAAAAGCCATTGGCAAACAATTAACTTGTATATTTGTTGATACAGGTTTATTAAGAAAAGATGAAGCTGTTGAAGTTATGAAAGCATATAAAACTAACTTTGATATAAATATTAAATTAGTCGATGCTAGTGATCTTTTCTTTTCTGAATTAAAAGGTCTAAAAGAACCTGAGGCTAAACGTAAAGCAATAGGTAAATCTTTTATTGATGTATTTACAAATGCAGCTAGAGAATTTAAAGATGCTGACTTTTTAGCTCAAGGAACAATTTACCCTGATGTCATTGAATCTTCTTCTCATGGAGCAAGTTCAAAAACTATTAAATCACATCATAATGTTGGTGGATTACCTGAAGATTTAAAATTCGAATTAATTGAACCTTTAAGAAATCTCTTTAAAGATGAAGTTAGAAAAGTAGGATTTAAATTAGGTTTGCCTGAAGAAATGGTTAATCGTCATCCTTTTCCAGGACCTGGTTTAGGAATTAGAGTTATTGAAGAGGTAACTAAAGAAAAAGTAGCAATACTAAAAGAAGTTGATGCGATATTTATTAAAAAACTAAGAGAATGAAATTTATATAATTCTGTTTCTCAAGCTTTTGTTACTTTATTACCTGTTAAAACAGTTGGAGTAATGGGTGATAATCGTACTTATGATTATGTAGTTGCTTTAAGAAGTGTTAATACAATTGATTTCATGACCGCAACAAGTACACATCTTCCTTGAGAATTTTTAGATGAAGTAGTTAATGAAATAATTAATAAAGTTGACAATGTAAACCGTGTTGTTTATGATGTAACATCTAAACCTCCTGGAACAATAGAATGAGAGTAA